Within Desulfomicrobium apsheronum, the genomic segment GACGATGATCGGCAGCCCCGAGGCCTGGGCTTCCAGAACCACATTGCCGAAAGTGTCCGTGGTCGATGGAAAGACGAAAAGATCGGCGGAGGCATAGGCCTCGGCCAGTGCCTCACCGTGCAGGACTCCGGTGAAGAGCGCCGGCAGTCCTGAAAGTTCCCGCTCCATCTCCTCCCGATACGGCCCGTCGCCGACGATGACGAGGCTGACCCCGTGTCCGCTCAATGACTCATGGGCCGACTTGAAGGCCTCGCAGAGGATGTCCAGATCCTTTTCCCGTGAGACTCTCCCGACATAGATGAGCTTGAACTGCTCCAGGCCCCGCCAGCGTTTGAAAAATCCGTTGCGCTTGATCGGATCGAAGCGCGCGGTGTCCACTCCGCGAGGGTAAACCCGGATGGCCCCGCGCTCCACGCCGAAGGACGACAATTCATCGGCGATGGCCTGGGACGGGGCGTAAACGACGTCCATCTGCTTGTAATACCAGGCCATGTACTTGCGGGTCAGGTCTTCAAGGCCTGAATCGCCGGTCAGGGAGGCGACATATTGGGGAAAGGCCGTGTGATAGGTGCCGTGGATGGGAATCTGCAGAATTCTGCTTATGGCCAGCGCGGCGAGGCCGACAGGACCGGGGGTGGCGGCCAGGATGAGCTTCGCGTCCGCTTCGAGGGTGTATTCGAGCATGCGCAAAAATGGTGGGTAGGAAACGGAAAGTTCGGGATACTCGGGTATCGCGAAGGTGCCGATGGGGTCGAAGACCTGGAGGCCCGGCGCGTTTTCGCCCTGTCCGCAGGTGATCACGGTCATGTTCTTGCCGTGTTCGAGGGCCATGTCCAGCTGCTGGCGGATGGTCCATGAGACGCCGTTCACGTCTTCGAACGTGTCCGTGAAATGCAGGAGCGTGAGGGGCCGGGGCCTCGCCTGTCCGAAAGCGCGGGCGCATTCGCGGCTGAAAGATCTTTCCCGGGCAAAGAGCCCGAAGGATACGAAATACGGGGCTAGCAGCGCGTACAGCGATCCGGCCGTGCCGATGGTGCTGAAGATGTCGAAGATGTCGGCGCCGAGCGCACTGGTGAGCAGGCGGTCCAGGAATGTGGCGATGAGCTTGTCCGAGGCCTGCCCGACGCAGCGGAACCATTCCTGGTCGAGGTCCGCTCCCGTCTCGCCCCTGGCGATGGCCGTGAACACGGCATCGTTCTCGATGATGCGGGTCACTTCCTTCAGGAGCACGGCCTTGATCCCTTCGGCGTCGGCCAGGCGCAGGTAGGTGCTGCTCTTGCGCGTGCCGATGGCTGCGTGCAGGCGGGCCAGAAAGCCGTCCCCGGACGTTTCGCTGGCGCCGAGCATGCGGTCGGCGAACTGCATGCAGAGCAATTTGGAGCGCGAGCGTCGGGTCTTGGCGCGGTAGAACTGGTAGGCAATGGCGTACAGATTGCGCGCCAGCGCATGTCCGGTGGCCGCGCGTCCGGACGGCAGGGAGTTTCGGCCGCGTACCGCTTCCAGAAAATCGTGCGGACCGTCCGCCCTGGCCAGGGTGTGCATGCTTGCGATGTTGAGGCTCGAATGATCGTCGGAGCCGCCGATCAGCCCCTTTTTCCAGGGCCTGGGGCCCAGTGGCGCTATTGCGTGCCTGTCGGCCAGGATCTCGATGGTGGATCGGTCCAGATCGGCCAGGATCTTTCGCAGCACCGTGTTCTGCATATCGTCCCGGCAACCGTTCAACTCGAAGATGTCGAAGAGCAGCAGGCTCTGCTCGAAATGGTCGATGTCCAGCTTGTCGTTGACCGCGAACAGGGGATGGGCCAGCGCGTGCACAAGGTTTTCGCCGCGCAGGTAGCCGCACAGGTCATGGACATTTTCCCGCAGGCGCTGGATCTCCACATGCTGGCCTTCCGTGATGTCATAGACCAGGACGTGCAACTTGCAGCGATCCTCGGGGAAATAGGTGGTGACCTCCTCGCTCACGAAGGCTCCCGGCAGATGGGCGATCTGCAGCGCTCCGTCGATGACGTTGTGGTCGGTGATGGTCACATAGTCCATGCCCGCGGCCTTGGCCCGCTCGTAAATGAAGGCCGGTTCCGTGAAGCTTTCCGGGCAGCCGAGCTTCTGTAGAATCCATTGTGAGGGCCTGCTGGAGAACTTGGAATGAACATGCATGTCCGCCTTGCGCTGTGGGATCATATGCGTACCTCGTTGTGGTTTAAGCACGTTATCCCGCATGGACGTCATTTTTGTTACGCGGTCATGACAATTCGATAAAGATATCGAATTCATGAAAGGCCAGGGTAGGGTTGTCACAAAACTGTGACGCAAATGTCACAGTATGGGAATTGACTTTGCGGCGCTGTTAACAGAAAAAATCGGCATTTATATATCACTTTTCACCAAGGAAGCGTGCATGGCATCGAAACTCAAACACAATTGGCTGCTCTCACGCGCGGAAGCGGCGGATCTGCTGCGCAAACTGGCGGATACCCTGGAGCAGGAGTCCGATGATCTGGCCGAATACGGGATCAGCCTGGCGGAACTTGTCAAATTCAAGGTCAAGGTCGACCTGGGACAGGACGACGCGCTGGAGGTCAAGTTCACGGGCAAGGGCATCAAGGTTTGCGGGGCCGAAGACCCCTGCGGGTCGGGAGTCGTGTGCGAGAGCTACTCGAAACTCAAGAAGCGGATGCAGATCTACTTCAAGGCCATGCGGGAAAGCATCGCT encodes:
- a CDS encoding glycosyltransferase — translated: MIPQRKADMHVHSKFSSRPSQWILQKLGCPESFTEPAFIYERAKAAGMDYVTITDHNVIDGALQIAHLPGAFVSEEVTTYFPEDRCKLHVLVYDITEGQHVEIQRLRENVHDLCGYLRGENLVHALAHPLFAVNDKLDIDHFEQSLLLFDIFELNGCRDDMQNTVLRKILADLDRSTIEILADRHAIAPLGPRPWKKGLIGGSDDHSSLNIASMHTLARADGPHDFLEAVRGRNSLPSGRAATGHALARNLYAIAYQFYRAKTRRSRSKLLCMQFADRMLGASETSGDGFLARLHAAIGTRKSSTYLRLADAEGIKAVLLKEVTRIIENDAVFTAIARGETGADLDQEWFRCVGQASDKLIATFLDRLLTSALGADIFDIFSTIGTAGSLYALLAPYFVSFGLFARERSFSRECARAFGQARPRPLTLLHFTDTFEDVNGVSWTIRQQLDMALEHGKNMTVITCGQGENAPGLQVFDPIGTFAIPEYPELSVSYPPFLRMLEYTLEADAKLILAATPGPVGLAALAISRILQIPIHGTYHTAFPQYVASLTGDSGLEDLTRKYMAWYYKQMDVVYAPSQAIADELSSFGVERGAIRVYPRGVDTARFDPIKRNGFFKRWRGLEQFKLIYVGRVSREKDLDILCEAFKSAHESLSGHGVSLVIVGDGPYREEMERELSGLPALFTGVLHGEALAEAYASADLFVFPSTTDTFGNVVLEAQASGLPIIVSDKGGPMENIDPGKTGLIVPGRNAKALAQAMIELCGDPERVKRMGEAARSFAEERSFGSAFLATWELYKDATSPAALDNHAAGGV
- a CDS encoding GAK system XXXCH domain-containing protein, with translation MASKLKHNWLLSRAEAADLLRKLADTLEQESDDLAEYGISLAELVKFKVKVDLGQDDALEVKFTGKGIKVCGAEDPCGSGVVCESYSKLKKRMQIYFKAMRESIARGEMPSREIVSVFLLDSERMISYHGYGDEFYPAYAEICERLRQSFDNEDQAAIADVVEELAQSKKSCHDRYK